The following proteins are encoded in a genomic region of Methylibium petroleiphilum PM1:
- a CDS encoding aminotransferase-like domain-containing protein has protein sequence MTWTLARRTERMNPSAIREILKLAERPGVLSLAGGLPSPDGFPVEALREASARVLRDTPREALQYAASEGYGPLREWVAARLANDGVVVEPGQVLVTTGSQQGLDLVGKLLIDAGSAVAVETPTYLGALQAFAPCEPAFAALASDDEGPKPEALAGAAGARFAYLLPNFQNPTGRVISEARREALVAAAQAAALPLVEDNPYGELWFDAPPPAPLAARWPQGTIYLGSFSKILAPGLRLGYVVAPPALYPKLLQVKQAADLHTPGFNQRIVHEVVRDGLLDRHVPTVRARHAAQRDAMAAALRAHLPAGAEWQPPRGGMFFWLRLPPGLDATALLPRAIAAGVAYVPGAPFHAGEADPRTLRLSFVTLTPAQLHTAIATLGRVVHEALAEQAGSALSLRRAA, from the coding sequence ATGACCTGGACCCTGGCGCGGCGCACCGAGCGCATGAATCCTTCCGCGATCCGCGAGATCCTGAAACTGGCCGAACGGCCCGGCGTGCTGTCACTGGCCGGCGGCCTGCCGTCGCCGGACGGCTTCCCGGTCGAGGCGCTGCGCGAGGCCAGCGCCCGGGTGCTGCGCGACACCCCACGGGAGGCGCTGCAGTACGCCGCGAGCGAAGGCTACGGGCCGCTGCGCGAGTGGGTCGCGGCCCGGCTCGCCAACGACGGCGTCGTGGTCGAACCCGGGCAGGTGCTGGTCACCACCGGCTCGCAACAGGGGCTGGACCTGGTCGGCAAGCTGCTGATCGATGCCGGCAGCGCGGTCGCGGTGGAGACGCCCACCTACCTGGGCGCGCTGCAGGCCTTCGCGCCCTGCGAGCCGGCGTTCGCCGCGCTCGCCTCCGACGACGAGGGTCCGAAGCCCGAGGCCCTGGCCGGCGCCGCGGGCGCGCGCTTCGCGTACCTGCTGCCGAACTTCCAGAACCCGACCGGGCGGGTGATCTCGGAGGCCCGTCGCGAGGCCCTGGTGGCGGCGGCGCAGGCGGCTGCGCTGCCGCTGGTCGAGGACAACCCCTATGGCGAGCTGTGGTTCGACGCCCCGCCACCGGCGCCGCTGGCCGCGCGCTGGCCGCAGGGCACGATCTACCTCGGCTCGTTCTCGAAGATCCTCGCGCCCGGCCTGCGGCTGGGGTATGTGGTGGCGCCGCCGGCGCTGTATCCGAAGCTGCTGCAGGTCAAGCAGGCGGCCGACCTGCACACGCCGGGCTTCAACCAGCGCATCGTCCACGAGGTCGTGCGAGACGGCCTGCTCGATCGCCATGTGCCGACCGTGCGCGCGCGCCATGCCGCGCAACGCGACGCGATGGCGGCGGCGCTGCGCGCGCACCTGCCCGCCGGCGCCGAATGGCAGCCACCGCGCGGCGGCATGTTCTTCTGGCTGCGGCTGCCGCCGGGGCTGGACGCGACGGCGCTGCTGCCGCGCGCTATCGCCGCCGGCGTGGCCTACGTGCCGGGTGCGCCCTTCCATGCCGGCGAAGCCGACCCGCGCACGCTGCGGCTGAGCTTCGTCACGCTGACGCCAGCGCAGCTGCACACTGCGATCGCCACGCTCGGGCGCGTGGTGCACGAGGCACTGGCCGAGCAGGCCGGGTCGGCGCTCTCGCTGAGGAGAGCCGCATGA
- the gshB gene encoding glutathione synthase: MQLLFIADPLDHFKTYKDTTFSMMREAAARGHTLLACEPRHVMWARGGVVSARMQAFTLTGDAKDWYRTDGAAQQRPLKDVGAVLMRKDPPFDSEYFYATHLLEQAEREGARVFNAPRALRDHPEKLAILEFPELIGPTLVTRDADDVRAFHAEHRDIILKPLDGMGGMGIFRVREDGLNLGSITETLNKFGAQTVMVQRFLPEIAQGDKRILLIGGEPVPFSLARIPQGSEVRGNLAAGGKGVALPLSARDREIAETLGPVLAARGLLLVGLDVIGDCLTEINVTSPTGFQEITQQTGFDVARRFVDALEAALAA; the protein is encoded by the coding sequence ATGCAACTGCTCTTCATCGCCGATCCGCTGGACCACTTCAAGACCTACAAGGACACCACCTTCTCGATGATGCGCGAGGCCGCGGCACGCGGCCACACGCTGCTGGCCTGCGAGCCCCGCCACGTGATGTGGGCGCGGGGCGGCGTGGTGAGCGCGCGCATGCAGGCGTTCACGCTCACCGGCGATGCGAAGGACTGGTACCGCACGGACGGCGCGGCGCAGCAGCGTCCGCTGAAGGACGTCGGCGCGGTGCTCATGCGCAAGGACCCGCCGTTCGACAGCGAGTACTTCTACGCCACCCACCTGCTGGAGCAGGCCGAGCGCGAGGGCGCTCGCGTGTTCAATGCGCCGCGCGCGCTCCGTGACCACCCGGAGAAGCTGGCGATCCTCGAGTTTCCCGAGCTGATCGGCCCCACGCTGGTCACGCGCGATGCCGACGACGTGCGTGCCTTCCATGCCGAGCACCGCGACATCATCCTGAAGCCGCTCGACGGCATGGGCGGCATGGGCATCTTCCGGGTTCGCGAGGACGGATTGAACCTCGGCAGCATCACCGAGACGCTCAACAAGTTCGGCGCCCAGACCGTGATGGTGCAGCGCTTCCTGCCCGAGATCGCGCAGGGCGACAAGCGCATCCTGCTGATCGGCGGCGAGCCGGTGCCGTTCAGCCTGGCGCGCATCCCGCAGGGCAGCGAGGTGCGCGGCAACCTGGCTGCCGGCGGCAAGGGTGTGGCGCTGCCGCTCAGCGCGCGCGACCGCGAGATCGCCGAGACGCTCGGCCCGGTGCTGGCCGCGCGCGGCCTGCTGCTGGTGGGGCTGGACGTGATCGGCGACTGCCTGACCGAGATCAACGTCACCAGCCCGACCGGCTTCCAGGAGATCACGCAGCAGACCGGCTTCGACGTGGCCCGGCGCTTCGTCGACGCGCTCGAGGCCGCGCTCGCCGCCTGA
- a CDS encoding GNAT family N-acetyltransferase — protein MTSPGIELLTPATPELLEATRQIFREYAEALGIDLCFQNFDAELAALPGDYAEPAGVLLLAYCDGELAGCGALRPLLESDEANACEMKRLYVRRAFRRFGLGRLLAQALIDRARSRGYSAMLLDTLDDMEAARELYASLGFEEVPPYYYNPIPGAHYLRVGLEGSGSLY, from the coding sequence ATGACCAGTCCCGGCATTGAACTGCTTACACCGGCCACGCCGGAACTGCTGGAGGCCACCCGGCAGATCTTCCGCGAGTACGCCGAGGCGCTCGGCATCGACCTGTGCTTCCAGAACTTCGACGCCGAGCTGGCCGCGCTGCCGGGCGACTACGCCGAGCCCGCCGGGGTGCTGCTGCTGGCCTACTGCGACGGCGAACTGGCCGGCTGCGGCGCCTTGCGGCCACTTCTCGAGTCCGACGAGGCGAACGCCTGCGAGATGAAGCGCCTCTACGTGCGCCGCGCCTTCCGCCGTTTCGGGCTGGGGCGGCTGCTCGCCCAGGCGCTGATCGACCGCGCGCGCAGCCGCGGCTATTCGGCGATGCTGCTCGACACGCTCGACGACATGGAGGCCGCGCGAGAACTGTACGCCTCGCTCGGCTTCGAGGAGGTACCACCCTACTACTACAACCCGATTCCCGGCGCACACTACCTGCGGGTCGGCCTCGAAGGGTCCGGCTCGCTGTACTGA
- a CDS encoding HpcH/HpaI aldolase family protein: MNAFKQLLQNPARGIDAHPRASHQRVPLGTWVMSASPLVAEAIGHAGFDWAVLDMEHSPLELPGVVQMLQALATTKLVPIVRLPANDAVLFKRLLDAGASTLMVPFVQSAAEARRAVAATRYPPLGMRGVAGMSRATRYGTLRLDTQAADAGVALILQLETPQALDALEEIAAVEGVDALFIGPADLSAALGHGGNARHPAVQKLAAQAAERARAAGIPIGTLAGTPEMATQVRAAGFDFVGLGSDLGLLVHAAQASLHALRTPDAAAVHSLHVGTHAY; this comes from the coding sequence ATGAATGCGTTCAAGCAGCTGTTGCAGAACCCGGCCCGTGGCATCGACGCGCACCCGCGCGCCAGCCACCAGCGCGTGCCGCTCGGCACCTGGGTCATGTCGGCCAGCCCGCTGGTTGCCGAGGCGATCGGCCATGCAGGCTTCGACTGGGCGGTGCTCGACATGGAGCACTCGCCGCTCGAGCTGCCGGGCGTGGTGCAGATGCTGCAAGCCCTGGCCACGACGAAGCTGGTGCCGATCGTGCGCCTGCCCGCGAACGATGCGGTGCTGTTCAAGCGCCTGCTCGATGCGGGTGCCAGCACCTTGATGGTGCCGTTCGTCCAGAGCGCCGCCGAGGCCCGGCGCGCCGTGGCGGCCACGCGCTATCCGCCGCTCGGCATGCGCGGTGTGGCCGGCATGAGCCGCGCCACGCGCTACGGCACGCTGCGCCTCGATACGCAGGCGGCCGACGCGGGCGTGGCTCTGATCCTGCAGCTCGAAACGCCGCAGGCGCTCGACGCGCTGGAGGAGATCGCCGCGGTCGAGGGCGTCGATGCGCTGTTCATCGGGCCGGCCGATCTTTCGGCGGCCCTTGGGCATGGCGGCAATGCGCGGCACCCGGCGGTGCAGAAGCTGGCAGCGCAGGCGGCGGAGCGCGCGCGTGCGGCGGGCATCCCGATCGGCACGCTGGCCGGCACGCCGGAAATGGCCACCCAGGTCCGCGCGGCCGGGTTCGATTTCGTCGGCCTGGGGTCCGACCTCGGGTTGCTGGTGCATGCGGCGCAGGCCTCGCTGCACGCGCTGCGCACGCCGGATGCCGCGGCGGTGCACTCGCTCCACGTCGGGACGCACGCCTACTGA
- a CDS encoding ATP synthase subunit I, producing MSERASTDVRNAWPGPGAAEDDDAPFKTLSPEEAQALRAKHPPVSPWRVIAAQAAVGLVVAALIGLVTQRSELAWSALYGAAAVVVPGALLARGITRLTGAGVGAAAFSFMLWEAVKVGLAVAMLAAATKVVPGLSWPALLVAMLVCMKVNWLALLWQGRVKNEAGRD from the coding sequence ATGAGCGAGCGCGCTTCCACCGATGTGCGCAACGCCTGGCCCGGACCGGGGGCAGCTGAGGACGACGACGCGCCTTTCAAGACCCTGAGCCCCGAAGAAGCCCAGGCTCTGAGGGCCAAGCACCCGCCGGTTTCACCCTGGCGGGTGATCGCGGCCCAGGCCGCGGTCGGCTTGGTGGTGGCGGCCCTGATCGGGCTGGTCACCCAGCGCAGCGAACTGGCCTGGTCGGCGCTTTACGGCGCCGCGGCCGTGGTGGTGCCGGGCGCGCTGTTGGCGCGCGGCATCACCCGCCTCACGGGGGCAGGAGTGGGCGCCGCGGCGTTCAGCTTCATGCTCTGGGAGGCGGTGAAGGTGGGTTTGGCAGTGGCCATGCTGGCGGCTGCCACGAAGGTCGTGCCGGGTTTGAGCTGGCCAGCGCTGCTGGTCGCCATGCTCGTGTGCATGAAGGTCAACTGGTTGGCGCTGCTCTGGCAGGGCCGGGTGAAGAACGAAGCGGGACGAGACTGA
- a CDS encoding DMT family transporter yields the protein MPIQALPVNAAGSAARHRDEVRGLWLGLLGVVIFAITTPMTRLAVGDVGDPQLTPLFVTAGRAAVAGLLSALWLWVARAPRPQRHQLREFAITASGVVIGFPLFLALALREVAAIHAAVITGVLPLGTAVVAVLVLRQRPSRGFWICALAGCGLVLGYAALQGGGRLSLADGLLLIAVASGSVGYVYGARLSTAMRPEQVICWVLVGALPLTLPLTLWAAASVDFGAVRGGAWLGFGYVALFSMWLGFFAWYRGLALGGTVRVSQVQLLQPFVSMLAAVPLLGERLDSLTLAFALAVIATVFIGKRMPVRGAA from the coding sequence ATGCCGATACAAGCCCTGCCCGTGAATGCCGCCGGTTCTGCCGCCCGCCACCGCGACGAAGTGCGCGGCCTGTGGCTCGGGCTGCTGGGGGTGGTGATCTTCGCGATCACGACGCCGATGACGCGGCTCGCGGTCGGCGATGTCGGCGACCCGCAGCTCACGCCGCTGTTCGTCACCGCCGGGCGGGCTGCGGTGGCCGGGCTGCTGTCGGCGCTGTGGTTGTGGGTCGCGCGCGCGCCGCGGCCGCAGCGACACCAGCTGCGCGAGTTCGCGATCACCGCCAGCGGTGTCGTGATCGGCTTCCCGCTGTTCCTGGCGTTGGCGCTCCGCGAGGTGGCGGCGATCCACGCCGCCGTCATCACCGGCGTGCTGCCGCTCGGCACCGCGGTGGTCGCGGTGCTGGTGCTGCGGCAGCGGCCCTCGCGCGGGTTCTGGATCTGCGCGCTGGCCGGCTGCGGCCTGGTGCTCGGCTACGCCGCGCTGCAGGGCGGCGGGCGCCTGAGCCTGGCCGACGGCCTGCTGCTGATCGCGGTGGCGAGCGGCTCCGTCGGCTATGTCTACGGCGCGCGGCTGTCGACCGCGATGCGTCCCGAGCAGGTGATCTGCTGGGTGCTGGTCGGCGCGCTGCCGCTCACGCTGCCGCTGACGCTCTGGGCTGCCGCCAGCGTGGATTTCGGTGCGGTGCGCGGCGGCGCCTGGCTGGGCTTCGGCTATGTGGCGCTGTTCTCGATGTGGCTGGGCTTCTTCGCGTGGTACCGCGGCCTCGCGCTCGGCGGCACGGTGCGCGTGAGCCAGGTGCAGCTGCTGCAGCCCTTCGTGTCGATGCTGGCGGCGGTGCCGTTGCTGGGCGAGCGGCTCGACTCGCTGACCCTGGCCTTCGCGCTCGCGGTGATCGCCACGGTGTTCATCGGCAAGCGCATGCCGGTGCGGGGGGCGGCATGA
- a CDS encoding PhzF family phenazine biosynthesis protein, translating to MSANPARRFSQVDVFTAEPLRGNAVAVVFDAEGLDDAQMQAFARWTQLSETTFLLPPTDPSADYRLRIFTPAEELPFAGHPTLGSCHAWLEAGGRPRTDEVVQECGVGLVRIRRDGRRLAFAAPPLRRSGAVDEATRAQIARALRVDASELLATQWVDNGPGWVAALLPSAAAVLALEPDYVAMQPLNLGVIGAQTPGHDTAFEVRAFVPSLGVPEDPVTGSLNAGLAQWLIGAGLAPARYVASQGGRLGRAGRVHVDQVGADLWVGGDSVTCIVGSLRL from the coding sequence ATGAGCGCGAACCCCGCTCGCCGCTTCTCGCAGGTCGACGTGTTCACCGCCGAGCCGTTGCGCGGCAACGCCGTCGCGGTGGTGTTCGACGCCGAGGGCCTGGACGACGCGCAGATGCAGGCCTTCGCGCGCTGGACCCAGCTCAGCGAGACCACCTTCCTGCTGCCACCCACCGATCCGTCCGCCGACTACCGCCTGCGCATCTTCACCCCGGCCGAGGAACTGCCGTTCGCCGGCCATCCCACGCTCGGCAGTTGCCACGCCTGGCTCGAGGCGGGCGGCCGGCCACGCACGGACGAGGTGGTGCAGGAATGCGGTGTCGGACTCGTGCGGATACGACGTGACGGCCGCCGGCTGGCGTTCGCCGCGCCGCCGCTGCGCCGCAGCGGCGCCGTCGACGAGGCCACGCGGGCGCAGATCGCCCGCGCCCTGCGCGTCGACGCGAGCGAACTGCTGGCGACGCAATGGGTCGACAACGGACCGGGCTGGGTGGCCGCGCTGCTGCCCAGCGCCGCGGCCGTGCTGGCGCTCGAGCCCGATTACGTCGCGATGCAGCCGCTCAACCTCGGCGTGATCGGGGCGCAGACGCCGGGTCACGACACCGCCTTCGAGGTGCGCGCCTTCGTGCCCTCGCTCGGCGTGCCCGAGGACCCGGTGACCGGCAGCCTGAACGCCGGTCTGGCGCAGTGGCTGATCGGCGCCGGGCTGGCGCCGGCGCGCTACGTCGCGAGCCAAGGGGGCCGGCTCGGGCGCGCGGGGCGGGTGCACGTGGATCAGGTCGGTGCGGACCTCTGGGTCGGCGGCGACTCGGTGACCTGCATCGTCGGCAGCTTGCGGCTGTGA
- a CDS encoding aminotransferase-like domain-containing protein translates to MLTRDATTTLTEQLAERYAERIRSRLLAPGARLPSVRDCAQRHGVSPHTVVAAYDQLLAQGLIEARRQRGFFVRNAVAPARSARAAAPAESRPVAPVDATALIRSMFHHPGTRPSPGLGTLPPEWLDLSLLGGALRRVSQGDGLAGHALHYGDPAGDGRLRAALSLRLADLGIAAEPAQIVTTLGATQALDIVSRTLLAPGDAVLVDEPGWAVEFARLAQLGMRVLPVPRGADGPDLAVMRRLIEAHRPRLYVTVSVLHNPTGSSLSLAGAHQLLTLAQAHDFHIVEDDTYAWLAPAHAPRVGALDGLQRSIYISGFSKILAPSWRVGYIAAPPALVQRLVDVKLLTSLTTPVLTEQAVAVCLEQGALRRHAERVVVRLDAARARSIDLAQRHGCTTATPPQGLFAWLDTGVDTDRLALALLDDGWLIAPGSLFHATRRPSGLMRINVATSQDPAFWRALDRRRTELQRRGARA, encoded by the coding sequence ATGCTGACCCGTGACGCCACCACCACGCTGACCGAGCAACTCGCCGAGCGCTACGCCGAGCGCATCCGCAGCCGCCTGCTGGCGCCCGGCGCGCGGCTGCCGTCGGTGCGCGACTGCGCGCAGCGGCACGGCGTGAGCCCGCACACCGTGGTGGCCGCCTACGACCAGCTGCTTGCCCAGGGACTGATCGAGGCCCGTCGCCAGCGCGGCTTCTTTGTGCGCAATGCCGTCGCGCCGGCACGCAGCGCGCGTGCCGCGGCCCCGGCGGAAAGCCGTCCGGTCGCGCCGGTCGACGCAACGGCCTTGATCCGCAGCATGTTCCACCACCCCGGCACCCGGCCCTCGCCCGGCCTGGGCACGCTGCCGCCCGAGTGGCTGGATCTCTCTCTGCTCGGCGGCGCGCTGCGCCGCGTGAGCCAGGGCGACGGGCTGGCGGGCCACGCGCTGCACTACGGCGATCCGGCCGGCGACGGCCGGCTGCGCGCGGCGCTGTCGCTGCGCCTGGCCGACCTCGGCATCGCCGCCGAGCCCGCGCAGATCGTCACGACGCTGGGCGCGACACAGGCGCTCGACATCGTCTCGCGCACCTTGCTCGCGCCGGGCGACGCAGTACTGGTCGACGAGCCGGGCTGGGCCGTCGAGTTCGCCCGCCTGGCCCAGCTCGGCATGCGCGTCTTGCCGGTTCCGCGCGGCGCCGACGGCCCCGATCTGGCGGTGATGCGGCGCCTGATCGAGGCGCACCGGCCACGGCTCTACGTCACCGTCTCGGTCCTGCACAACCCGACCGGCTCCTCACTGTCGCTGGCCGGCGCCCACCAGCTGCTGACGCTGGCGCAGGCGCACGACTTCCACATCGTCGAGGACGACACCTACGCCTGGCTGGCCCCTGCGCACGCGCCACGCGTCGGCGCGCTCGACGGCCTGCAGCGCAGCATCTACATCTCGGGGTTCTCGAAGATCCTCGCGCCGAGCTGGCGGGTCGGCTACATCGCCGCGCCGCCGGCCCTGGTGCAGCGGCTGGTCGATGTGAAGCTGCTGACGTCGCTGACGACGCCGGTGCTGACCGAGCAGGCCGTCGCGGTCTGCCTGGAGCAGGGCGCGCTGCGCCGCCATGCCGAGCGTGTGGTGGTCCGGCTCGACGCCGCGCGCGCGCGCAGCATCGACCTGGCGCAGCGCCACGGCTGCACGACGGCCACGCCGCCGCAGGGCCTGTTCGCCTGGCTCGACACCGGCGTCGACACCGACCGGCTGGCCCTGGCCCTGCTCGACGACGGCTGGCTGATCGCGCCCGGCTCGCTGTTCCATGCCACGCGGCGGCCGAGCGGGCTGATGCGCATCAACGTCGCGACCTCTCAGGACCCCGCGTTCTGGCGGGCGCTGGACCGCCGCCGCACCGAACTGCAGCGCCGCGGCGCGCGCGCTTGA
- a CDS encoding aspartate/glutamate racemase family protein, giving the protein MRTLGVLGGMSWESTLIYYRDLNRGVAQRLGGLHSASLRLHNLDFEPVAALQREGRWGAAAEQLAVAACGLRDAGAEGLLIASNTMHRVAPTVQQACGLPLLHIGDAIGAALRAAGLTRIGLLGTRFTMEQDFLRDHLRQRHGVEMRVPGEADRATLQQLIFDELCRGIVRDASRQATLTIVDRMAADGAQGVVLGCTELGLLLDPAALPLPGFDSTWLHVQQALDWMLDDTPRGDPR; this is encoded by the coding sequence ATGAGGACGCTCGGCGTGCTCGGCGGCATGAGCTGGGAATCCACGCTGATCTACTACCGCGATCTCAACCGCGGCGTCGCGCAGCGCCTCGGGGGCCTGCACAGTGCATCGCTGCGGCTGCACAACCTCGACTTCGAGCCGGTCGCGGCGCTGCAGCGCGAGGGCCGCTGGGGCGCTGCGGCCGAGCAACTGGCGGTGGCCGCCTGCGGATTGCGCGATGCCGGGGCCGAGGGGCTGCTGATCGCCAGCAACACGATGCACCGCGTGGCGCCGACGGTACAGCAGGCCTGCGGTCTGCCCCTGCTGCACATCGGCGACGCGATCGGTGCGGCGCTGCGGGCGGCGGGTCTGACGCGCATCGGGCTGCTGGGCACGCGCTTCACGATGGAGCAGGACTTCCTGCGCGACCACCTGCGGCAGCGCCACGGTGTCGAGATGCGGGTGCCGGGCGAGGCCGACCGGGCCACGCTGCAGCAGCTGATCTTCGACGAGCTGTGCCGCGGCATCGTGCGCGACGCCTCCCGGCAAGCGACCCTGACGATCGTCGACCGCATGGCCGCCGACGGCGCGCAGGGCGTCGTGCTCGGTTGCACCGAGCTGGGCCTGCTGCTCGATCCCGCCGCGCTGCCGCTGCCCGGCTTCGACAGCACGTGGCTGCATGTGCAGCAGGCGCTGGACTGGATGCTCGACGACACCCCTCGAGGAGACCCCCGATGA
- a CDS encoding ATP-binding cassette domain-containing protein: protein MALLTLSNAHLAYGHVALLDHTGFSLEAGERVGLIGRNGTGKSSLLKIIAGLEKPDDGTLQLQQGLRLALVAQEPVLDPEASVFDAVSVGLAEVKALRERYEAHDAHDDLDAIQTRIEAMDGWTWEQRVTETLERLQLAPDAQVGPLSGGTKKRVALAQALVAAPDVLLLDEPTNHLDLDAIRWLEELLKAFRGSVLLITHDRAFLDAVSTRIVELDRGVLRSYPGNFAAYEATKQRELADEALYNARQEKLLAQEEVWVRQGVEARRTRSVARIKRLEVLRAQRAARRDSVGRVSLEVDAGSRSGKIVAELEGVSKAYGDKTIVRDFSATLLRGDKVGLIGANGAGKTTLLKLILGTLAPDSGTVRTGSNLQVAYFDQMREVLNLDATLADTISPGSEWVEIAGQRKHVMSYLGDFLFAPARANSPVRSLSGGERNRLLLARLFAKPANVLVLDEPTNDLDIDTLELLEELLQTYPGTVFLVSHDRRFLDNVVTSTIVHEGDGRWREYEGSVEDWLLQAERARALQATAARRAGAAPSVVAAPAPVAAAPVKRAKLSFKEQRELDALPARIEALEAEQRTLGEQLGGTALYAEAPQRVAEVQARYARIEEELMAALERWEVLGSR from the coding sequence ATGGCCCTGCTGACCCTTTCCAACGCCCACCTGGCCTATGGCCACGTCGCCCTGCTCGACCACACCGGCTTCTCGCTCGAGGCCGGTGAGCGCGTCGGCCTGATCGGCCGCAACGGCACCGGCAAGTCCTCGCTGCTGAAGATCATCGCCGGGCTCGAGAAGCCCGACGACGGCACGCTGCAGCTGCAGCAGGGCCTGCGGCTCGCGCTGGTGGCGCAGGAGCCGGTGCTCGACCCCGAGGCCAGCGTGTTCGACGCGGTGAGCGTCGGCCTTGCCGAGGTGAAGGCGCTGCGCGAGCGCTACGAGGCGCACGATGCGCACGATGATCTCGACGCGATCCAGACCCGCATCGAGGCGATGGACGGCTGGACCTGGGAGCAGCGCGTCACCGAGACGCTGGAGCGGCTGCAGCTCGCGCCCGACGCCCAGGTCGGCCCGCTGTCGGGCGGCACGAAGAAGCGCGTCGCGCTGGCGCAGGCGCTGGTCGCCGCGCCCGACGTGCTGCTGCTCGACGAGCCGACCAACCATCTGGACCTCGATGCGATCCGCTGGCTGGAGGAGCTGCTGAAGGCCTTCCGCGGCAGCGTGCTCCTGATCACCCACGACCGTGCCTTCCTGGATGCCGTGTCGACCCGCATCGTCGAGCTCGACCGCGGCGTGCTGCGCAGCTACCCGGGCAATTTCGCGGCCTACGAGGCCACCAAGCAGCGCGAGCTGGCCGACGAGGCGCTCTACAACGCACGCCAGGAAAAGCTGCTCGCGCAGGAAGAGGTGTGGGTGCGCCAGGGCGTCGAGGCACGGCGCACCCGCAGCGTTGCCCGCATCAAGCGGCTCGAGGTGCTGCGCGCTCAGCGCGCGGCGCGGCGGGACTCGGTGGGCCGCGTCTCGCTCGAAGTGGACGCCGGTTCGCGCAGCGGCAAGATCGTCGCGGAGCTCGAGGGCGTGAGCAAGGCCTACGGCGACAAGACCATCGTGCGCGACTTCAGCGCCACGCTGCTGCGCGGCGACAAGGTCGGCCTGATCGGCGCCAACGGCGCCGGCAAGACCACGCTGCTAAAGCTCATCCTCGGCACGCTCGCGCCCGACAGCGGCACGGTGCGCACCGGCAGCAACCTGCAGGTGGCCTATTTCGACCAGATGCGCGAGGTGCTGAACCTCGATGCGACGCTGGCCGACACCATCAGCCCCGGCAGCGAATGGGTCGAGATCGCCGGCCAGCGCAAGCACGTGATGAGCTACCTGGGCGACTTCCTGTTCGCCCCGGCGCGCGCCAACTCGCCGGTGCGCAGCCTGAGCGGCGGCGAGCGCAACCGCCTGCTGCTGGCGCGGCTGTTCGCCAAGCCGGCCAATGTGCTGGTGCTCGACGAACCGACCAACGACCTCGACATCGACACTCTGGAACTGCTGGAAGAACTGCTGCAGACCTACCCCGGCACGGTGTTCCTGGTCAGTCACGACCGGCGCTTCCTCGACAACGTGGTCACCAGCACCATCGTCCATGAGGGCGACGGGCGCTGGCGCGAGTACGAGGGCAGCGTCGAAGACTGGCTGCTGCAGGCCGAGCGCGCCCGCGCGCTGCAGGCGACTGCGGCCAGGCGCGCCGGCGCGGCGCCGTCCGTCGTGGCGGCCCCCGCGCCGGTCGCCGCCGCGCCGGTGAAGCGGGCCAAGCTCAGCTTCAAGGAGCAGCGCGAACTCGACGCGCTGCCGGCGCGCATCGAAGCGCTCGAAGCGGAGCAGCGCACGCTGGGCGAACAGCTCGGCGGCACGGCCCTCTACGCCGAGGCGCCGCAGCGCGTGGCCGAGGTGCAGGCGCGCTATGCCCGCATCGAGGAAGAGCTGATGGCGGCGCTGGAACGCTGGGAAGTGCTGGGCAGCCGCTGA